The Punica granatum isolate Tunisia-2019 chromosome 4, ASM765513v2, whole genome shotgun sequence sequence AAAAAGAGAGTAAAAGgcggagggagggagggagggagggagaacTACCGGAAGAGACAACGCAATGACTGAACCAACTGATCGTTAATAGAAAGCTCCGAGTGGAGTGGATTTTCCCAAAGAAGCTTCAATGGCGATTAATTACAGGAACGTGAAGGAAGAAGACCAACAGACAAACATAACAGGAACGCGAAGGCTGAAGACCAACAGACACCCGAGCAAATTATATATTCCTACTTGATCAGCTCGTAGAGGTACAAAACCAGAAATTTTTCTGCCCCCAGATCATCAAACCCCCTAAGCACCACGATTCGAGCTGCGAGCCACGGGTCGAACGCCAAATTTAAGAACCCGGCCTCAAATCAGAGAACACTTACTGGAAGAGAGacgacacagagagagagagagagagagagagaatttactCTGAACTAATCTGCAGCGTCTTGGAATCcgaataagaagaagaagaagaagaagaagcagaagctTGCCGTGATTCTTGCAAGGCAGGAAAGAATCGTCGACGACGGAGGGATATCGCGAAGAAAGGGAGACTGCTCGAATCGATGAGCGGAGAAGATGATAAACGTGTTGGgctatccctccaatttggaggaagttgggctcaaattgtattgggcttttatcgggctttaataggctcAAGAACCCagttttgttagggtttatatttcagcatatatatatatatatggcagcAGAGAACAGCAGAATAACGCAGCTGCAGATTTGAAGAGGCGGCagaacagcagcagcaaaggCGGCAGCACAGCAGCAGCAAAGGCGGCAGCACAGCAGCAGCaaaggggcagcgcgcagctggagatcaaacctcgatcggtacatcaaacgaactccgattgggacgaaattttgacagcagcttcacaacacgtggggctaacttctgaacggtcagaatttctattcgagctctgtaggtgctgtttcagctgattttgtgaaccacccggtgtgggtgacgaatttagtatttgggtgatccaagagagtgtttctcttgagtttggtgatccaagggtttacccttgatgaaagacattgtataaccttcatagtggatcgttgattcggagttggtcccgtggtttttccccacattggggttttccacgtaaaattcttggtgttgttttactttactgcttgttggttgatttgattagttcctatctcgattacactagaaggggaggaagattaatcgctgcgttattgtttggttgagtacatccctaacccccaacaagtggtatcagagcttcgggttagagaagtttgagttttttcggtgttttcgagatggaggagtctacaggatctatgttcaagttgaatgcaaccaactactctatatggaagtctcggatggaggatcttctattttgcagggatttgtacgatcctattgaaggggattccgcgaaacccaaagataaggatgacaaggcttgggaacgcacaaatcggaagactattggtttgattcggcagtggatagacaatagtatttatcatcatgttgctcaggagacaaatgcaaaagctttgtgggataaattgacaaatctctatgcgaggaagacaccgcaaaataaagcattcctcgtgaagaagctggttcatcttcgctttcaggatggaggtgatatggctgcgcacatgagtaatttccaggatattattaaccagttgatgaacctggagataatattacccgatgagttgcaggcttgtctacttttagggactctaccggataattgggacacacttgtggttgcattaagcaattctgcgccaaacgggaagctatcgttggccacggtgacagacagtttatttaatgaggagaccagaaggaaaggctcggggatttccattcagtctgaagctttggttactgaacaacgggggagaagtcaaagcagaaatttctcttccaagcatagtaactcacgtggcaaatcgaggggcagatcaaagtcgaagacgaggaaagtggtcacttgctatcactgtggaaaggagggacactacaaaagggagtgtagagctctgaagaaaaatcagaatggcaacggtgagagcaagaaggaagaaggcactacagcagtggcatgtgatggagagacctacatcatttgtgatgaagcctatgtgaatttcacatgtcaggactctacctgggttgcagatacaggtgcctcgtttcatgtcactcctcatcgggatttcttttcatcttacactaccggggactatggttatgtgagaatggggaatggacaatcatgcaagattgtcggtattggtgatgtctgtctagagaccgagcttggctgcaagttgtttttgaagaaggtgaggcatgttccagaaattcgccttaacctaatctcgacgggtcaacttgatgatgaaggctacagtaatgaattcagcaatgggagatggaagctctccaagggttcgttgattgtggcacggggtcagaagaccgacactctctacaggctgcgtgccagacacaattccggtcaaattaatgttgttgaggattatcctatcgagctatggcataggagacttgggcatatcagcgagaaaggtattcaaattcttgctagaaagcagtctttgcccgttaaaggtatgcacttgagcacttgtgatcactgtttagctggtaagcagagaagagtttcttttgttagaagtcgtccctctagatgccatcatatacttgatcttgtgcatacagatgtttgttttatgtcggatagatctcttggtggtgctctctattttgtgacatttatagatgatcacaccaggaaagtttgggcttaccctatgagaactaaagatcaggtgactgagattttcaagaacttccatgtagcagtggaaagagaaacaggcatgaagctgaaatgtgtcagagctgataatggtggtgagtatagaggtcctttcgagaactattgcaggactcacggtatcaaacttgagaagacggtaccgaagacaccacaacagaacgggcttgcagagagaatgaaccgcacaattgttgagagagttcgttgtatgctttctcaagcgaaactgtctaagcctttctggggcgaggcaatgaggtcaacggttgatcttattaatcttacaccgtcagttgcacttgatggagatgtaccccagcaggtgtggaccggcaagaaagtatcatacaagcatctcagagtattcgggtgcagggcatctgttcacattcctcgagatgaaagatcaaaacttgatgccaaggcaaaacagtgcatcttcttgggttatgcacatgaagagttcgggtacaggctttgggaccctgatagcaagaagatcatcaggagcagggatgttgtcttctttgaggaccagacaatcgaggatttgcaaaagttagagaaggccagtgtaggcaatcctcacgagatctctattcctgtaccggttgatgtagagcatccaatggaagaggtacctggtgagtatgaagaaaccacgactgggggtgagattcctcaggtagatgatgatgtgactacggatgatacaggctcgcagttacagttagagcctgcagatctacctagacaatctgatagaataagacgatcatctacaagatatccgcctcatgaatatgtgctactgactgacgggggagaacctgagtgctatgatgaagctgtggcacatgagtacaaggagcactggttgaaggcgatgaatgaggagatgaactccttgtctgaaaatcacacgtatgacctagtgaagctaccgcaaggtaagagagcattgaagaacaaatgggtctacaggttgaagacagaaaactcgcgacctcgatacaaagctcgactggtagtgaaaggtttcaaccagaagaaaggagttgacttcgaggagatcttctcgcccgttgtcaagatgtcatcgatccgagttgttctcgcactggcagctagtctgaatttggagatcgagcagctcgatgtaaaaacagctttcctgcatggtgacttggaggaagaaatatatatggagcagcctgaaggattccgagttaaaggtaaggagcatttggtgtgcaggctgaggaagagcttgtatgggcttaagcaagcacctcggcagtggtataaaaagtttgactctttcatgttgagccatggctacacacggacaacttcagatcattgtgtgttcgtgaaacaattctcgaatggtgattttatcattttactgttatatgtggatgatatgctacttgttggtcatgatatgagcaagattgcagagttgaagaaaaagctcagcaagtcctttgccatgaaggatttgggaccggcaaagcagatccttgggatgcatatttctcgtgacagatcaagtggaaaactttggctttctcaagagaagtacatcgagaagattttggatcggttcaacatgggtaatgctaaaccagtttcttcaccacttgcttctcatttcaaacttagctcgaagcaatgtcctacaagtgagaaggagaaagaagagatgaagaaagttccttactcatcagctgtaggaagtttaatgtatgccatggtctgtacaaggcCAGATATtgctcattctgttggtgtggtaagtcgttttctctccaatccggggaaagagcattggaatgcggTTAAATGGatcctgaggtatctcagaggaacatccaaggtgtgtttacactttggcactggtaagccggagttagtgaGCTACACGGATGcagatatggcaggagatatcgattcccggaaatccacttcgggatacttgatgacttttgcagggggagctatctcatggcaatcaagacttcaaaagtgcatcgctttgtctacaacggaagccgaatacattgcggtgaccgaaggttgcaaggagatgttgtggttgcaaaagtttttgcaggagttgagcttgaagcaagaaaggtatgttctacactgtgatagtcaaagcgccattcatctttgcaagaatcccactttccattcgaggtcgaagcatatcgatatcaagtttcattggattagagatgtgttggagtccaagctggtgaagctagacaaagtgcacactgatgagaatggagctgatatgatgacaaaacctctcgctagggagaaacttcatgtttgccgaagtatagccggtatgcttgaagcctccaaatagtcgggagggggagtttgttgggctatccctccaatttggaggaagttgggctcaaattgtattgggcttttatcgggctttaataggcccaagaacccagttttgttagggtttatatttcagcatatatatatatatatggcagcAGAGAACAGCAGAATAACGCAGCTGCAGATTTGAAGAGGCGGCagaacagcagcagcaaaggCGGCAGCACAGCAGCAGCaaaggggcagcgcgcagctggagatcaaacctcgatcggtacatcaaacgaactccgattgggacgaaattttgacagcagcttcacaacacgtggggctaacttctgaacggtcagaatttctattcgagctctgtaggtgctgtttcagctgattttgtgaaccacccggtgtgggtgacgaatttagtatttgggtgatccaagagagtgtttctcttgagtttggtgatccaagggtttacccttgatgaaagacattgtataaccttcatagtggatcgttgattcggagttggtcccgtggtttttccccacattggggttttccacgtaaaattcttggtgttgttttactttactgcttgttggttgatttgattagttcctatctcgattacactagaaggggaggaagattaatcgctgcgttattgtttggttgagtacatccctaacccccAACAAAACGGAAAGAATGAGCCGAGCACTAAGCCCCAATCCTGTCCTGTGTTTTCAGGCCCAATGAAAATCTCACGGCCCCCTAACAACCTCGTTAGTGATGGTGAGGCGGACAACATTAGGAGCTGAATTTAAAATGACCAATCTGTTATCTATGCGTTGCCACTAACTggaaatttataatatataatttctgcTTTCTAAATAATTCCATTATCTTTCATTTGTTAATGAAATCCACTGCGCTCTACGTTCGCCTTTGAACTATGCGTCTAGTCCTCTCGGTATCCAAAATACATAGGATGACACATAGATGTCAAAAGACAAAATCTACGAGCCTGTCGTCGTGAAGGAGAATAGGTGAAAAGGAAGATACATTGTATCGTGGTGGCGAGGGATAGTCTACTTGCGTATCAAGAATAAAAAGTGGACAAATCGTGAAACAATGAAGAATTAAATACTTTGAGTTATCGAGAAGACAATAACCATAAACTAAAGATTTGCAAAAGACAACATTTTatatactctttttttaactttttttttatattacaataGATATATagcttaaaaaaagaaaagcgttaaaaatttaagtatatatatattctttttcaattataagggAGGCCCGTAGgcctaatacaataaaataaaaatcctaatagctaataaaggaaTGCGAATAGTCCCATTGAATATCGTAGCTGAAACCTCTTGGTTGACAGCAGAGGCATACGCCACCACGTACACTCTCTATcgattaaatatatatttaaaattttctctatttgcagaaatttttcattaaacatCTGGTAAGTAGTCATCCTAGCTTCCGATATATAAAGAACTAAGTAGTAATATATCTAGAATAGGTAAGTAGAATACTCCTcaaatctccctaaagaacccCTTGGATAGCTTCCCTGAAAGGCTGTACTAATCCTTGTACAAGAACATTCTGTGTCCATAATTTTTCAGATCACAAATTTCGGCCATCGGCCACACCTTTACTCCAAAATTTCTTAAATCTTACAATGCCTTCCCAAGGTAGTTTTTCTAAGAGCATATGCAatgctttaaaaaaattggccCAGTTGCCTCCACGTAGCAATGGGCCGGGATACTTTTTCTTCCCCCAATCTGGGGAAAGAGAAATAGTTTCCCTGCCCATATTAGTGGGCTAGGGGATAGACTCGCTCCATTCGGAACGCGTCATGTGCCtccatttttcatttaataaatatgtaaataaaaaattataaagcaAAAAAACATGTAGAGCCACAAATGGCTCCCAAAATACACCTCCCCATTATGGGAGAGACGGACAATTTTTCCTTCAATCCATTTCGAGTGACGTGACACCATATAAGACCCTTGAAATAGGAAATGAGTCACTAAAATGGGCATTCCGATCGCAAATGCTCTAACATTCTCTTCGCAGCATCTTTCTCCTAGTCGCGATTACAATAAATTCCAACCAACTTATCTTCAAATtcgtccttttcttttgttttttttttggttctttACTTTAGAATAATAAACATTTTGTTTGATCATTTAATGAAACAAGTGGTTAAATTTCTCTTTTGCGGTCGCTAATTTAATGCCACTTgtacaattttctttttttgcataTATGGCATTTAAGAAATaccattattttaattttaaaaaataaaataaaataaaataatttaagaaaaatcgACAAAAGAACCGAGAGGAGAGAGTGGCAACATGGCTCAGCGCAAGCCACCATCATCCCAAGCAAGGTTGCCGACGATATCAAAGGTCATCGGTAACCTTAAATGGGCGGGGGTTTCTAAGGCGAGCCACCACTACCCTCTCTTCCCTATGGGGGCATAGTGGCTTTATAAATTCTTTTGATTCCCCCGGTTTTTGTTTCTAAATTTCGaagtaattttttgaaattaaaatgaagaaattctAATAAATACGCATATGGAAAGAATTTTATGCTTGTACCGAGTTTGTAGTCACGTCTATGTAATTTAACTGCTCAATTGATGAAATAGACCAAGTAAAATATTTATCTCAAGGTAAAGAATGAGAttgaacccaaaaaaaaaagaggacaaAATCGAACATTAAGTCAAACATAAAGTTCAAATATGTACTTACTAGTGTTCAATCTCGTACGTTGCACGGATttgtgtttatatatttatattttgtacgaataataattatcaccatttaatatattaatttacttattaatAGTAtaattcttattattattgaaaataaaagttttcaataattaattttcaaaagtaGTTTTCAATAGAGTTACATGAATACTTTTGAAtagttcaattataattttataattaacgTTCTTATTATATcatgtaaatttatttaatttctctcacaattttagtttatattttatataattacattattttatatattttattcttttatattattttcaaatttacagAATTTTTCTTATGATTAAAGATTGTTATTATTCTATATAATAtccttttttcaatttatataatcttCCATAACGGCTAATGATTGTTGTTGTCCTCTATAATaagacattatatatatttttgtatatgtatattaactctattttttatatatactttttatatatttcttattgttttagaatttattaagaggtaatcatttttatgattcatgattcatttttttaatacgtTCAATTTCACTTTTAATAAGCTCGTACATATGTTTGTTTagtttttatgataaattgtatatatgcttcattaattttcgtagaaaaatcaaatttttatatcaatttctataacctaggctcaatttttataatgttaCATTAAGTTAAttgtttatatacatttatccACTGTTATCAAAACTggaccggaccggaccggccgatTCGATCGGTCGGACCGGACATATTAGCAAGAAAACCCAAAATGCACAAAAAAAACCGATGAACCCAAAAAATCGGCCAGTTTTTAGATAAATCCATCAAACCCATTTGAATCGGCCGGTTGCATGggttcaaaaatttaaatgaaatcCGAACCGAAACCCCCCAACCCGAAATGAAAACGAGCATAAATCgcaaaattgaattgaaaaccCTAGTCTTCTTTGTTCTTCCTTCTGTTCTTCATCTTCGTTGTTCTGTCCTCATCTCAACTCAGTTCATCAGTGATTAGTCATTGCAAGTTTCATCTTCTGTTTCGAGCTCTTCTGCTTCGAGCTCGATCATCGCAAGTTTCATCTTCTCCTTCGAGCGGCAAAATCGACTCCATTCTCTTCTCCTTCGAGCAGCAGAGTTTAGACCAGAGtctttcctcttttccttCGAGCAACAGAGTCCAGAGTCTCAGAAgattcctcttctccttccatCATTCGAGTAGTAGCTTCTATGATTGCAAAGTCCAGACCGAAGTCTCCAAACTCCAAACGATGGCGCGACAGCGGCAGCTTCTGTGATTGCAAAGTCTAGAGTCTACAGGCAAAGCACGGTTCaagcttcctcttcctcttctcctttgctTGCGGTGACTGgactaaatttaatttaattgtgGTAAGCTTTGCTTGCGGTTGCGGTGACAAATTGAGGCATTGGTTGGTTGATtttactgaaaatgaaaattgaaatgcaTGGTGACTTGCTGTTGCTGAATGTTGAGGGATTGGTTGGTTATTTTTGCTAAAAATGAAGATTGAAATGCACGGTGACTTGCTGTTGCTCCTGAGGCATTGGTTGGTTGGTTTcgctgaaaatgaaaattgaaatgcaCGGTGACTTGCTGTTGCTGAATTCTGAGGCATTGATGGTTGGTTTTGCTGAGAATTAAATGCACGGTGACTTGCTATTATAGAGGCATTGGTGGTTGGTTTTGCTTATGCTGCCCTTTAATGGTATTTACTCTTTTGAGCTATTGCTCAGTCACCCTTTATTGGTCTTTATTGCCCTGCTTTTCTTAATATGGAgcttgaaatatattttttttcatcgtTATAGGCTACTAGCTAGACAATGAATTTTGCTGGTGCCAACAACAACAACACACCTACTCCTACGCCATCTACTAGAGAATCCACCCCCAGTTCTTCTACTCTAAAAGCCATAAATAGAGGAAAATATGATCCGGCATGGGCACATTGCAAGGAAGTACCGTCAGCAAATGGAAGGAAGGGCATGCTATGCTTGTACTGCTCAAAAGTTCTCTCCGATGGTGGTATAAATCAGTTTAAACAACATTTGGCGGGATTAAAAGGGAATGCAGAGGCCTGTCACAAGGTACCAGATCCTATTCGATTTGAAATTCAAGAACATCTGGTTGGGCACATgatggaaaataaaaggaagcgtgatatgttagatgaggaAAACCCATATGCTCAAACCTCCGAGCATGATGATGAGATAGTAAAAATTGCACCTCTTCATTCAAAAGTAAAAGAGAAGGCAACTCAAGTTACTCAAAGCAGCGATGCCAAACAAGATGAAAATCAATTCGTATTTCCAACCGAGAACAACTGGGAGCTCAAAGGACACTCAAGAGTGTTTTGCAAAGCAAAGAAGTCACTGAGAATTGTGATCTTGCCATTTCTAAGTAGATGCCGGCCACAAGTATACTGTTTAATACGATTAATTCTCCTTATTACCAGCAAGCAATCAATGCCATTGCTAGCATGGGGGCAGGTTATAAAGGTCCGGGCTTTCATGATCTTCCGGGATACTTATTGACAAAAAATGTTGAGGATGTGAGAAAGTATGTCAATAGCTACCGACCTATTTAGAAAGAGACGGGCTGCACAATAATGGCAAATGGATAGACAGACCAATGCAAGAGAACTTTGATTAACTTTTTAGTTTATTATCCTAAGAGAATTGTTTTCTTGAAGTTTGTTGATACTTCGGATACTTCGAAAACTGGGGAGATGCTTTACAAATTATTCAGAGAGGTGGTCCTATTTGTTAGTCAAGAGAATGTTGTTCACTTTGTGACTGATAATGCTGTTAATTATGTGGCTGTTGGTCGCTTGTTGGAGCAGGAGTTCAAGATGATATTTTGGTCTCATTGTATGGCTCATtgcattaatttaattttcagtgaTATTGGTAAGTTGGACAAGGTGAATGATATTGTGACTCATGCTAAGAAAATTACTAAGTATAtctataatcattactttgcATTAAATCTGATGAGAAAATATACTGGTGGATGAGAAATTCTACGCCCTGCTCCAAC is a genomic window containing:
- the LOC116204312 gene encoding uncharacterized protein LOC116204312, encoding MNFAGANNNNTPTPTPSTRESTPSSSTLKAINRGKYDPAWAHCKEVPSANGRKGMLCLYCSKVLSDGGINQFKQHLAGLKGNAEACHKVPDPIRFEIQEHLVGHMMENKRKRDMLDEENPYAQTSEHDDEIQAINAIASMGAGYKGPGFHDLPGYLLTKNVEDVRKEVVLFVSQENVVHFVTDNAVNYVAVGRLLEQEFKMIFWSHCIV